The region AAGATAACTTTCATGTCACGATAGAAGAATGAATATTGTTGAATTAAACCGACATATATATTCAGGTATGCCCAGTAATCTTCAAACGCTTGCACATCATCTTCATAGAATGACATTAGCTTGTTAATGGCCGCTTCATACTCATAAAACAGCTCAGTTAATAACTGGTCTTTACCATTAAAATGATAATACAAATTGCCTGGGCTTATTTCTAACGCATTAGCAATTTCAACCGTGGACACTTTTACGTGTCCGTACTGGCTGAACATCTCTAAACTACACTGTAAAATCCTGTCACGTGTTTTCATCGTTTATCCCTAAGCTGATGTTGGTACAGTTTTACTCGCTGTATCAGTGGTGATTATGTTTTCCGCTGCTACTTTCTCTGCAGGCTGAGTTATTTTTGAATCTAGGACTGGTTTTTTAACTTCTTTTGGCTTTTCTGCATCCGCTAATATTTGTTCAATAATAGCTAAACTCTCTTGTTTAATATCCGAGTTACCATTGGACATAGTGAGCAGTGCTATTTGTTCTGTTACAGATGTTGTTGCACTTGTTAGCACTTCATTTTCAAGTTCAGTGAACGCACAGTTTACATATTCAGCGAGGTCTGTTAAATCAGGTAGGGCAGAACGACATGATACTAAACCAACATTAATTAGACCGTTATAACTGTACAAAGTAATGTTCAGAGACATTCCTGGTGGTAATACCGAAATAGGGAAGCATTGATCCATTTTAGCGCCCATCATATATAACGGTTCATGTGGACCTGGTATATTTGAAATAAGCACGTTACCCATTGGCGGTAATATTGTGTCTAAGTTTAATAACTCGCTAACAACAGCAAGGCCTTGACTAGCCATGGTATAGCTTGTCAGTGCTTCTTTGGTTAGTAAGCGTGTTTCATTTTTTAGTTTGACACACGAATCTTTAATGGTCATTAAGCGTTCAAGCGGTGACTCACCACGATAAGCTAACTCAACTAAACTGATCGCAACTTGGTTGTTGGTTACGGTGTCGCCAGCTTCACGTAAGCTCATTGGCATTTGCGCAACAAGTGGTTTCTTAAGATTGAAATTTTTGTTTGCAAGATAGTTGTGAATTGCCATATCACAGATAGTGACAACTACATCATTAATCGTCGCGCCAGTCATCTTACCAATACGTTTCACACGTGCTAGTGGTAGTGCAGAAACCGCTGCACGGCGAGCGCGTTTAGGGCTAACTGAGAACGGTGTTTTTGGTGCCATAAACGGGGTTGGCATATCTGCTTTATATACATTTGCAGCTTGGAATAACAACTTAGTTGTCAATTTAGTCAACGATGGAATTGATTTAACTTGATCTGATAGCTTTTTCGATGTTTTGGTAATTGAGGTTAGCATGCTATCGAGCTCTTTTTCTTTTTGCTCGCGTTCAATATTCCAAAATGCAGTCATAGGTGCATCAGTCTTTTTACTTAAATAAGACATTAATAGTTGGTTGGCTTTTGCACCGTCAGTGAAGGCGTGGTGTGCTTTTAGATAAATGGCGAATTTGTTATCTTCTAAGCCATCAATTAATATCATTTCCCACAGCGGTCGGTTTCTATCTAGCAGTGTTTCATGTTGATGTTCAACAAAATGCAGTAGCTGACTTTCATTGCCGGGTTGCGGTAGCATGGCAAATCTTACATGGTAAGACAGATCGATATTGTTATCTTCTTGCCAGTGATACTGTCCAGTAAGTTGTTTCTTGAGTTTTAAATTAAATGGTTGTTTAATTTCATCCTGCGACATTAAGGTGTCAAATAGATCACGAGTAAAGTTACCTTCGTAATTCTCAGGCGTAGTGAAAATTTGTAATCCGGCTACATGTTTAGGACTGGCAACTGTTTCTGTGTACAGGAAACCCATATCAACTATCGTTAGTGCTTGCATGTTATCTAATCCCTATGCAGTAAATCCATAAAATAAAGTATTTAGATACTAAGCTCTACTTTTCAGTTTTTCTATATCTATATGGGTATATGTTAGTTTGTTGTTTTGCATTTGTAAATAGTGACAAGGTGTTAACTCTGCATTTAAGGGTATGAAAATAGTATTAAATATATTATAGGCGTTGTTACTTGGTGATTTTTTTGCATTATTTGTTAAATTAAAAAATCTGATGTGGTTATAGAAAAAGCCTTACAAACAAAGAGGTCTGACCTGTTTGGGTCGATTGAAAGCCCTCATGTTATCGGTAACTGAACTGCGTTTTGTAACAGTAGTCAGAACCAGATTGATAGCCATATCGATTAATTTTTATTTAATTTTTTATTTAACTTTTATTTAATAATGCTAATTGAGCGCAGGTTTTAACCATCCAGAATGACAATGTAGATAGCTTGCAATAAGTAGGTTGTTTTACACTATAGCGTAAAGGTAGAATATCGATAATTAAATATAGAGTGTTAAATACTAACGGATACCTATTATGCTAGTTAAATCGCTTTGTTGTGCTTTATTATTGCTGTTAATGTCTGGTTGTAGCCAGCATACTGCAAGAATACAGCCTGAGAGCAACCCAAAAATTAATGTACCAACTGCCGAGCTTGCTTATGTGCAGGGCCTGTTGTTAACGCAATATAAGGACTGGCGAGGTACCCCACATAAATGGGGTGGTATGAGTAAGCGCGGCGTTGATTGTTCAGGTTTGGTTAAACTTACTTTTGAGCAGCAGTTCTCATTATCGTTACCGCGGACAACTGCAGAGCAAGTTAAGGTAGGACACTCGATTAAACGTCAGCAATTACGCACGGGTGATTTAGTGTTTTTTAAAACGGGTGTGAATGTTCGTCACGTGGGGATCATGGTTGATGAATTTCAATTCTTTCATGCGTCGAGTAGTCGTGGCGTGATCATATCTCGTTTGGATAATCCTTATTGGCATAGCCACTACTGGCAATCAAGAAGAGTTAATTTATAAATGATGGAACAAAAATTAATTAAAGTTGTGGTTGGGTCTAAAAATCCGGTTAAAGTGAATGCGTCACGTATTGTAATTACGCAATTGTATCCTGACTGTACTGTAGAATGTGAGGGACTAAACGCACCTTCTAATGTAGCGGATCAACCAATGGATGCAGCCGAAACCCGTGATGGCGCGATTAACCGGGTGAAATATTGCCAACAGCATGCAGAAGCGGATTTTTATATTGCTATCGAAGGTGGGGTAGATTTGCTCGATGATGGCCCCGCAACATTCGCTTACGTTGTTATTGCGTCTAAAGACCAGCAGTCTGTTGGTCGTAGTGCTGCATTGCCTTTACCTGCACCTATTTATCAGTCATTACTTGATGGTGAAGAATTGGGACCGGTGATGGATAAACTATTTAAAACAGTAAATATTAAGCATAAAGGTGGAGCGATTGGCTTGTTAACCAATGGTCATGCAACACGCGAAAGCAATTATACCCAAGCGTTAACATTAGCAATGGCGCCATTTTTATATCCTGATCTTTATAATTTATGACCTTTATAGGCTGACTTATATAGGCGCTAACCTTGATGTAGCTAGTTTTTAGACTGTTATTTGAACGCTTTGTAATTTAGTGTAAATAAAAGCCATAAACGCTATTGATAATTATTTGTAATAACGGTTATGATGAAGCATGGAGTTACAGTCGATTTATAAAGGATAACAGTATGGCTAATAAGGTTAATTTAAGTATATCGAGTGAGAAATTAGCGGAGTTGATCCGAGCCGGTCATCTTTGCGCTGCGGATCTAAACTGTTTAGACCCTGAGTCGAAACAGCAAGTTTGGCAGTTATGTTTGTGGAGCTGTAATAAACGTGTGCATTGCACTAAAGCATGCACACAACAATGCAATAGTGGTTATTGTGAAGGTGTGGAAACTCGTGCTGACCTTGGTAAAGAGTCAGCATTAATTGCAGTTAATGCTGACTAATAGTCGGTATCACGACTACTTTATTTTTAACTGTGTTGATTTTATAAAAGGCTTAAGTAAGGGGGCGATGAATGGCATTACTAACGGTGCAATTAACGGTACGATCAGTGGCACGACTACGCCTGCCATAATCAATGAAAACGCAATTATCTTGTTTATTTCCAATTGTTCATCATAAAAGATCACAGACCCTAATAATGCAAATATAGGCACTAATAGCTTAAACGGACTCATGATACTGAGCGGGTACTGACTTAGCATTTTATTCCACACCCAATAACCTAATAATGTGGTTGGATAGGCCTGAAATAATACTGAGGCTAAGGCAGTTGAATTGAGTGTGGTTAACTCGTCATAAAGACTGACGTCATTGACTAGATAGGCCATTGCAAATAACGGCAGTGGTGCAAATGCACAAGACCAGGCCACAAAAGCAAACATATCTTTAATGCCAACCTTTTTAACCAGTAGACTAATACTGCTTAAACTTATTG is a window of Moritella sp. Urea-trap-13 DNA encoding:
- a CDS encoding wax ester/triacylglycerol synthase family O-acyltransferase yields the protein MQALTIVDMGFLYTETVASPKHVAGLQIFTTPENYEGNFTRDLFDTLMSQDEIKQPFNLKLKKQLTGQYHWQEDNNIDLSYHVRFAMLPQPGNESQLLHFVEHQHETLLDRNRPLWEMILIDGLEDNKFAIYLKAHHAFTDGAKANQLLMSYLSKKTDAPMTAFWNIEREQKEKELDSMLTSITKTSKKLSDQVKSIPSLTKLTTKLLFQAANVYKADMPTPFMAPKTPFSVSPKRARRAAVSALPLARVKRIGKMTGATINDVVVTICDMAIHNYLANKNFNLKKPLVAQMPMSLREAGDTVTNNQVAISLVELAYRGESPLERLMTIKDSCVKLKNETRLLTKEALTSYTMASQGLAVVSELLNLDTILPPMGNVLISNIPGPHEPLYMMGAKMDQCFPISVLPPGMSLNITLYSYNGLINVGLVSCRSALPDLTDLAEYVNCAFTELENEVLTSATTSVTEQIALLTMSNGNSDIKQESLAIIEQILADAEKPKEVKKPVLDSKITQPAEKVAAENIITTDTASKTVPTSA
- a CDS encoding NlpC/P60 family protein — protein: MLVKSLCCALLLLLMSGCSQHTARIQPESNPKINVPTAELAYVQGLLLTQYKDWRGTPHKWGGMSKRGVDCSGLVKLTFEQQFSLSLPRTTAEQVKVGHSIKRQQLRTGDLVFFKTGVNVRHVGIMVDEFQFFHASSSRGVIISRLDNPYWHSHYWQSRRVNL
- the yjjX gene encoding inosine/xanthosine triphosphatase produces the protein MMEQKLIKVVVGSKNPVKVNASRIVITQLYPDCTVECEGLNAPSNVADQPMDAAETRDGAINRVKYCQQHAEADFYIAIEGGVDLLDDGPATFAYVVIASKDQQSVGRSAALPLPAPIYQSLLDGEELGPVMDKLFKTVNIKHKGGAIGLLTNGHATRESNYTQALTLAMAPFLYPDLYNL